One Methanolinea sp. DNA window includes the following coding sequences:
- the frhG gene encoding coenzyme F420 hydrogenase subunit gamma: MADKITVGHVHMSGCTGCLVSLADNYGGLLTILDKYADLVYGLTLADVRHIPKMDVALVEGSVCIQDKLAVHEIKETREKAAIVVAVGGCACYGNITRFARGGQPNQPQHESYLPIGDLIKVDVYIPGCAPCPQLIRNVCVMAYLLLKGNKEQQELAKKYLAPLMQLAERGTEACGCDLMYDVVNQGLCMGCGSCAAACPVRAITHEYGKPNVNREMCIKCGACYAQCPRSFFNFDVVPEFEAIMDAIGAALK; encoded by the coding sequence GTGGCAGACAAGATTACAGTTGGCCACGTGCACATGAGCGGGTGCACGGGCTGTCTGGTATCCCTCGCAGACAACTATGGTGGATTGTTAACGATTCTTGACAAATACGCCGACCTTGTCTATGGCCTCACCCTCGCCGACGTGAGGCACATCCCAAAGATGGATGTCGCTCTCGTCGAGGGGTCGGTGTGCATCCAGGACAAGCTTGCAGTGCATGAGATCAAGGAGACCCGCGAGAAGGCAGCGATCGTCGTTGCAGTGGGCGGTTGCGCGTGTTACGGGAACATCACGCGCTTTGCGCGTGGCGGCCAGCCCAACCAGCCGCAGCACGAGTCGTACCTGCCCATCGGGGATCTCATCAAGGTGGATGTCTACATCCCCGGGTGCGCTCCGTGCCCCCAGCTCATCAGGAACGTGTGCGTGATGGCGTACCTCCTCCTGAAGGGCAACAAGGAGCAGCAGGAGCTCGCGAAGAAGTACCTCGCCCCGCTGATGCAGCTTGCCGAGCGCGGGACCGAGGCCTGTGGCTGCGACCTCATGTACGACGTCGTCAACCAGGGCCTCTGCATGGGGTGCGGGTCCTGCGCGGCCGCGTGCCCGGTCAGGGCGATCACCCACGAGTACGGGAAGCCCAACGTGAACAGGGAGATGTGCATCAAGTGCGGTGCGTGCTACGCCCAGTGCCCGAGGAGCTTCTTCAACTTCGACGTGGTGCCCGAATTCGAGGCCATCATGGACGCCATCGGGGCGGCGCTCAAGTGA
- the frhD gene encoding coenzyme F420-reducing hydrogenase, FrhD protein codes for MLYPEIVITGCGNPLFADDGFGPAVIEELRRIDLPDNVKAIDAGLGGPHFVFTLLDPAVTRRLIIVDTVDFGGKPGQLARFSADDLPPGSYRDAHSWDLTEPLQRLKDKMEITVIGCQPGRVAEFEIGLSDEVRSAVPLAVREVLALIGVDYGTTLENLRKEEHQRAAGGEARGGHWCGEEG; via the coding sequence ATGCTTTACCCCGAGATCGTGATCACAGGGTGCGGAAACCCGCTCTTCGCGGACGACGGTTTCGGACCCGCGGTGATCGAGGAGCTCCGGCGCATCGACCTCCCCGACAATGTGAAAGCCATCGACGCGGGCCTCGGGGGCCCGCACTTCGTTTTCACGCTGCTCGACCCCGCAGTGACGAGGAGGCTCATCATCGTCGACACCGTGGACTTCGGTGGAAAACCCGGGCAGCTCGCGCGGTTCTCTGCCGATGACCTCCCGCCCGGAAGCTACCGCGATGCCCACTCGTGGGACCTCACGGAACCCCTCCAGCGGCTGAAGGACAAGATGGAGATCACGGTTATCGGGTGCCAGCCCGGACGCGTGGCGGAATTTGAAATCGGTCTCTCGGATGAGGTGAGATCGGCGGTTCCCCTGGCAGTGCGCGAAGTACTCGCCCTCATAGGGGTGGATTATGGGACTACTCTCGAGAATCTTCGGAAAGAAGAGCACCAGCGAGCAGCCGGAGGCGAAGCCCGCGGCGGTCACTGGTGTGGAGAAGAAGGCTGA
- the frhB gene encoding coenzyme F420 hydrogenase subunit beta — protein MAGELGKYKLCVSARSTDKEILKRAQDGGIVTQLFKFALEEGIIDGAIVAGPSDEPWRPRPFIATTVEELMTSGGTKYNISPNVSWIKEATRSFGLEKIGIVGTPCQMQAVRKGQLYPFGWRDVDDKIKLAIGIFCMENFPYQSIKQLVEDHAGMKLEAVKKMEIGKGKFWVYGYRGQVVQLPLKVTHKYEQPACHVCLDYVANLADISTGSVGSPDGWSTVFVRTRNGDDIWNKAVAAGCFETKPIEQVKPGLELVTKLANEKITKNQKTIEERAKFGVNKALRNPYLGPK, from the coding sequence ATGGCAGGAGAACTCGGAAAGTACAAACTCTGTGTCTCGGCGCGCAGCACTGACAAGGAGATCCTGAAGAGGGCACAGGACGGGGGCATCGTCACCCAGCTCTTCAAGTTCGCGCTCGAGGAGGGGATCATCGACGGCGCGATCGTGGCCGGCCCAAGCGACGAGCCGTGGAGGCCCCGCCCGTTCATCGCGACCACCGTCGAGGAGCTGATGACCTCGGGTGGCACCAAGTACAACATCAGCCCCAACGTCTCCTGGATCAAGGAGGCGACGAGGAGCTTTGGCCTCGAGAAGATCGGCATCGTGGGCACGCCGTGCCAGATGCAGGCGGTGAGGAAGGGCCAGCTCTACCCGTTCGGGTGGAGGGACGTGGACGACAAGATCAAGCTCGCGATCGGCATCTTCTGCATGGAGAACTTCCCGTACCAGAGCATCAAGCAGCTCGTCGAGGACCACGCGGGGATGAAGCTCGAGGCCGTCAAGAAGATGGAGATCGGGAAGGGCAAGTTCTGGGTCTACGGGTACCGCGGCCAGGTCGTCCAGCTGCCGCTCAAGGTGACCCACAAGTACGAGCAGCCCGCGTGCCACGTCTGCCTCGACTACGTCGCGAACCTCGCCGACATCTCGACGGGTTCGGTCGGGAGCCCGGACGGCTGGAGCACGGTCTTCGTGAGGACCCGCAACGGCGATGACATCTGGAACAAGGCTGTCGCCGCCGGCTGCTTCGAGACGAAGCCGATAGAGCAGGTGAAGCCGGGCCTCGAGCTCGTCACGAAGCTCGCGAACGAGAAGATCACGAAGAACCAGAAGACGATCGAGGAGAGGGCGAAGTTCGGCGTGAACAAGGCCCTGCGGAACCCCTACCTCGGACCGAAATAA